A region of Streptomyces cinnamoneus DNA encodes the following proteins:
- the whiG gene encoding RNA polymerase sigma factor WhiG produces the protein MPQHTSGSDRAAVPPAARGAVRPPAPSTLDELWRSYKASGDDRLREQLILHYSPLVKYVAGRVSVGLPSNVEQADFVSSGIFGLIDAIEKFDPDRSIKFETYAITRIRGAMIDELRALDWIPRSVRQKARAVERAYATLEAALRRTPSEAEVAAEMDITLDELHSVFSQLSLANVVALEELLHAGGEGGDRLSLMDTLEDTAADDPVEVAEDHELRRLLARAINTLPDREKTVVTLYYYEGLTLAEIGHVLGVTESRVSQIHTKSVLQLRAKLADVGR, from the coding sequence CTCGATGAGCTGTGGCGGTCGTACAAGGCATCGGGCGACGACCGGCTGCGGGAGCAGCTGATCCTCCACTACTCACCCCTGGTGAAGTACGTGGCGGGCCGGGTCAGCGTCGGGCTGCCGTCCAACGTCGAGCAGGCCGACTTCGTCTCGTCCGGGATCTTCGGGCTCATCGACGCCATCGAGAAGTTCGACCCCGACCGCTCCATCAAATTCGAGACCTACGCCATCACCCGCATTCGCGGCGCCATGATCGACGAGCTGCGCGCCCTCGACTGGATCCCCCGCTCCGTGCGCCAGAAGGCCCGTGCGGTCGAGCGCGCGTACGCCACCTTGGAGGCGGCGCTGCGGCGCACGCCCTCCGAGGCCGAGGTCGCCGCCGAGATGGACATCACGCTCGACGAACTGCACTCGGTCTTCAGCCAGTTGTCCCTGGCCAACGTGGTGGCGCTGGAAGAGCTGCTGCACGCCGGCGGCGAGGGCGGCGACCGGCTGAGCCTGATGGACACCCTGGAGGACACCGCCGCCGACGACCCGGTCGAGGTGGCCGAGGACCACGAGCTGCGCAGACTGCTGGCCCGCGCCATCAACACCCTCCCCGACCGGGAGAAGACCGTCGTCACCCTCTACTACTACGAGGGCCTCACGCTCGCCGAGATCGGCCACGTCCTCGGCGTCACCGAGAGCCGGGTCAGCCAGATCCACACCAAGTCCGTCCTCCAGCTCAGGGCGAAGCTCGCCGACGTCGGACGCTGA
- a CDS encoding TetR/AcrR family transcriptional regulator, which produces MAEHRTMQRAALLDAARSLLSEGGTEALTFPALAERTGLARSSVYEYFRSRAAVVEELCAVDFPVWAAEVEAAMERAGTPEGKIEAYVRQQLALVGDRRHRAVVAISAGELDAGAREKIRAAHGGLIAMVVEALLALGHEQPRLTAMLLQGVVDAAVRRIELGAAEEPDRITEAAVGMALRGVRG; this is translated from the coding sequence GTGGCCGAGCACCGGACGATGCAGCGCGCCGCCCTGTTGGACGCCGCCCGCTCCCTGCTGTCCGAAGGCGGTACCGAAGCGCTCACCTTTCCCGCCCTCGCCGAGCGCACCGGACTCGCCCGGTCCTCGGTCTACGAGTACTTCCGCTCCCGCGCGGCCGTGGTCGAGGAGCTGTGCGCCGTCGACTTCCCCGTCTGGGCGGCCGAGGTCGAGGCGGCCATGGAACGGGCCGGTACCCCCGAGGGCAAGATCGAGGCCTATGTGCGGCAGCAGCTGGCGCTCGTCGGCGACCGCCGCCACCGGGCCGTGGTCGCCATCTCCGCCGGCGAGCTGGACGCCGGCGCCCGCGAGAAGATCCGCGCCGCCCACGGCGGGCTGATCGCGATGGTCGTCGAGGCGCTGCTCGCCCTCGGCCACGAGCAGCCCCGTCTGACGGCCATGCTGCTCCAGGGCGTGGTCGACGCGGCCGTCCGCCGCATCGAGCTCGGCGCCGCGGAGGAGCCGGACCGCATCACGGAGGCCGCGGTGGGCATGGCGCTGAGGGGCGTGCGCGGCTGA
- a CDS encoding murein hydrolase activator EnvC family protein, producing the protein MRRPPTVTLRTLVLCTLSALFSWLACPPAAAGADRSWPVAGARGPRPLVVGAWDPPPVRWAAGHRGVDLAARPGTPVRAAAPGRVSFAGTVAGLGVVSVELGPGLRTTYEPVRATVREGDRVAAGDVVGVLQAGVLPHCRGGAGGASAGCLHWGLRRGEVYLDPLSLLPAWMLRRPPSRLLPLTDTP; encoded by the coding sequence ATGCGACGACCACCGACTGTCACCCTGCGCACCCTCGTGCTCTGCACGCTGTCCGCCCTCTTCTCCTGGCTCGCCTGCCCGCCGGCGGCGGCCGGTGCCGACCGGTCGTGGCCGGTCGCCGGGGCGCGCGGCCCCCGGCCCCTGGTCGTCGGGGCGTGGGACCCGCCGCCGGTGCGCTGGGCGGCCGGGCACCGCGGCGTGGACCTGGCGGCCCGGCCCGGCACTCCGGTGCGGGCCGCCGCCCCCGGGCGGGTGTCCTTCGCGGGCACGGTCGCGGGGCTGGGGGTGGTGTCGGTGGAGCTGGGTCCCGGGCTGCGCACGACGTACGAGCCGGTGCGGGCGACGGTGCGCGAGGGCGACCGGGTCGCGGCGGGGGATGTCGTGGGGGTGCTCCAGGCGGGGGTCCTCCCCCACTGCCGGGGCGGTGCGGGGGGCGCCTCGGCCGGCTGTCTGCACTGGGGGCTGCGGCGCGGGGAGGTGTATCTGGATCCGCTGAGCCTCTTGCCGGCGTGGATGCTGCGGAGGCCGCCGTCGAGGCTGCTGCCGCTGACGGACACCCCCTAG
- the rpsB gene encoding 30S ribosomal protein S2, whose translation MAVVTMRELLESGVHFGHQTRRWNPKMKRFIFTERNGIYIIDLLQSLSYIDRAYEFVKETVAHGGSIMFVGTKKQAQEAIAEQATRVGMPYVNQRWLGGMLTNFSTVYKRLQRLKELELIDFEDVAASGLTKKELLVLSREKAKLEKTLGGIREMQKVPSAVWIVDTKKEHIAVGEARKLRIPVVAILDTNCDPDEVDYKIPGNDDAIRSVTLLTRVIADAVAEGLIARSGGAGEGKGEKAAGEPLAEWERDLLEGEKKADEKPAEAAAEAPAEAEAEKPAADAEQA comes from the coding sequence ATGGCCGTCGTCACGATGCGGGAGCTGCTGGAGAGCGGCGTCCACTTCGGTCACCAGACCCGTCGTTGGAACCCGAAGATGAAGCGTTTCATCTTCACGGAGCGCAACGGCATCTACATCATCGACCTGCTCCAGTCGCTGTCGTACATCGACCGCGCCTACGAGTTCGTCAAGGAGACCGTCGCGCACGGCGGCTCCATCATGTTCGTCGGTACGAAGAAGCAGGCCCAGGAGGCCATCGCCGAGCAGGCGACGCGCGTCGGCATGCCCTACGTCAACCAGCGCTGGCTGGGCGGCATGCTCACCAACTTCTCGACCGTCTACAAGCGCCTCCAGCGCCTGAAGGAGCTCGAGCTCATCGACTTCGAGGACGTGGCCGCCTCCGGCCTCACCAAGAAGGAGCTCCTGGTCCTCTCCCGCGAGAAGGCCAAGCTGGAGAAGACCCTCGGTGGTATCCGCGAGATGCAGAAGGTGCCCAGCGCCGTCTGGATCGTGGACACCAAGAAGGAGCACATCGCCGTCGGTGAGGCGCGCAAGCTGCGCATCCCCGTCGTCGCGATCCTCGACACCAACTGCGACCCCGACGAGGTCGACTACAAGATCCCGGGCAACGACGACGCCATCCGCTCCGTCACCCTGCTCACCCGCGTGATCGCCGACGCCGTCGCCGAGGGCCTCATCGCCCGTTCCGGTGGTGCCGGTGAGGGCAAGGGCGAGAAGGCCGCCGGCGAGCCGCTGGCCGAGTGGGAGCGCGACCTGCTCGAGGGCGAGAAGAAGGCCGACGAGAAGCCGGCCGAGGCCGCTGCCGAGGCCCCTGCCGAGGCCGAGGCTGAGAAGCCGGCCGCGGACGCCGAGCAGGCCTGA
- the tsf gene encoding translation elongation factor Ts, translated as MANYTAADVKKLREQTGAGMMDCKKALDEAEGNLEKAVEIVRVKGLKGVAKRESRTTENGAVASLIADDNTSGVIVELKCETDFVAKGEKFIAVADALAAHIAKSAPADVDALMASEIEAGKTVQAFVDEANATLGEKIVVDRFAHFADGQVFAYMHRTAADLPPQVGVLVELDKADAEVAKDVAQHIAAFAPKFLSRDAIPADVVENERRVAEATAREEGKPEAALPKIVEGRVTGFFKEQVLLDQAFAKDNKKSVQKVLDEAGVTLKRFARIRVGA; from the coding sequence ATGGCGAACTACACCGCCGCTGACGTCAAGAAGCTCCGTGAGCAGACCGGCGCCGGCATGATGGACTGCAAGAAGGCGCTCGACGAGGCCGAGGGCAACCTCGAGAAGGCCGTCGAGATCGTCCGCGTCAAGGGCCTGAAGGGTGTGGCCAAGCGCGAGAGCCGCACCACCGAGAACGGCGCCGTCGCCTCCCTCATCGCCGACGACAACACCTCCGGTGTCATCGTCGAGCTGAAGTGCGAGACCGACTTCGTCGCCAAGGGCGAGAAGTTCATCGCCGTCGCCGACGCTCTGGCCGCCCACATCGCCAAGAGCGCCCCGGCCGACGTCGACGCCCTCATGGCCTCCGAGATCGAGGCCGGCAAGACCGTCCAGGCGTTCGTGGACGAGGCCAACGCCACCCTCGGCGAGAAGATCGTCGTGGACCGCTTCGCGCACTTCGCCGACGGCCAGGTCTTCGCCTACATGCACCGCACCGCCGCGGACCTGCCCCCGCAGGTCGGTGTCCTGGTCGAGCTGGACAAGGCCGACGCCGAGGTCGCCAAGGACGTCGCGCAGCACATCGCCGCGTTCGCGCCGAAGTTCCTCTCCCGTGACGCCATCCCGGCCGACGTCGTGGAGAACGAGCGCCGCGTCGCCGAGGCCACCGCGCGCGAGGAGGGCAAGCCCGAGGCCGCCCTGCCGAAGATCGTCGAGGGTCGCGTCACCGGCTTCTTCAAGGAGCAGGTCCTGCTGGACCAGGCGTTCGCCAAGGACAACAAGAAGTCCGTCCAGAAGGTTCTGGACGAGGCCGGTGTCACGCTGAAGCGCTTCGCCCGCATCCGCGTCGGCGCCTGA
- the pyrH gene encoding UMP kinase, with protein MNQGADAKQATDDTSAEPGQRRRFLLKLSGEAFAGGGGLGVDPDVVHAIAREIAAVVREGYEIAVVIGGGNFFRGAELQQRGMDRARSDYMGMLGTVMNSLALQDFLSKEGVETRVQTGITMGQVAEPFIPLRAVRHLEKGRVVIFGAGMGMPYFSTDTTAAQRALEIHAEAILMGKNGVDGIYDSDPKKNPDAVKFDALEYSEVLARNLKVADATAISLCMDNKLPILVFELLAEGNIARAVKGEKIGTLVSDQATRA; from the coding sequence ATGAACCAGGGTGCGGACGCCAAGCAGGCCACCGACGACACCAGCGCCGAGCCGGGCCAGCGGCGCCGGTTCCTGCTGAAACTGTCAGGTGAGGCCTTCGCCGGCGGCGGCGGGCTCGGTGTCGACCCCGATGTCGTGCACGCCATCGCCCGTGAGATCGCCGCCGTGGTCCGCGAGGGCTACGAGATCGCCGTCGTCATCGGCGGCGGCAACTTCTTCCGCGGCGCCGAGCTCCAGCAGCGCGGCATGGACCGGGCCCGTTCGGACTACATGGGCATGCTCGGCACCGTGATGAACAGCCTGGCGCTCCAGGACTTCCTGTCCAAGGAAGGCGTGGAGACCCGGGTCCAGACCGGCATCACCATGGGCCAGGTCGCCGAGCCGTTCATCCCGCTGCGCGCCGTGCGCCACCTGGAGAAGGGCCGCGTCGTGATCTTCGGCGCGGGCATGGGCATGCCCTACTTCTCCACCGACACCACCGCCGCCCAGCGCGCCCTGGAGATCCACGCCGAGGCGATCCTCATGGGCAAGAACGGCGTCGACGGGATCTACGACTCGGACCCGAAGAAGAACCCCGACGCGGTGAAGTTCGACGCCCTCGAGTACAGCGAGGTGCTGGCCCGCAACCTCAAGGTCGCCGACGCCACCGCCATCAGCCTGTGCATGGACAACAAGCTGCCGATCCTCGTCTTCGAGCTGCTCGCCGAGGGCAACATCGCCCGTGCGGTCAAGGGTGAGAAGATCGGCACGCTGGTGAGCGACCAGGCGACGCGGGCCTGA
- the frr gene encoding ribosome recycling factor translates to MIEEILLESEEKMEKAVVVAKEDFAAIRTGRAHPAMFNKIVADYYGALTPINQLASFSVPEPRMAVVTPFDKTALRNIEQAIRDSDLGVNPSNDGNIIRVTFPELTEQRRREYVKVAKTKAEDAKVSIRSVRRKAKDALDKLVKDKETGEDEVRRAEKELDDTTAKYVAQVDELLKHKEAELLEV, encoded by the coding sequence GTGATCGAAGAGATCCTCCTCGAGTCCGAGGAGAAGATGGAGAAGGCCGTTGTGGTCGCCAAGGAGGACTTCGCGGCGATCCGCACCGGGCGTGCGCACCCGGCGATGTTCAACAAGATCGTGGCGGACTACTACGGTGCGCTGACGCCCATCAACCAGCTGGCGTCGTTCTCGGTGCCCGAGCCGCGCATGGCCGTGGTCACCCCGTTCGACAAGACCGCCCTGCGCAACATCGAGCAGGCCATCCGGGACTCCGACCTGGGCGTCAACCCCAGCAACGACGGCAACATCATCCGGGTGACCTTCCCGGAGCTCACCGAGCAGCGCCGCCGTGAGTACGTCAAGGTCGCCAAGACCAAGGCCGAGGACGCCAAGGTCTCGATCCGCTCCGTCCGCCGCAAGGCCAAGGACGCCCTCGACAAGCTGGTCAAGGACAAGGAGACCGGCGAGGACGAGGTGCGTCGCGCGGAGAAGGAGCTCGACGACACCACCGCGAAGTACGTCGCGCAGGTGGACGAGCTGCTCAAGCACAAGGAAGCCGAGCTGCTCGAGGTCTGA
- a CDS encoding phosphatidate cytidylyltransferase, with protein MNDASWGAPPRAGHWGATDHGPSTRLRGEVPPAPAGPLHGAGDAAQTRPMPIVSDAGGDQDDRDRGAAHTGGPLFRDEQEPDIRPQEPAAPQGGKAKKSAGRDLRAAIGVGVGLGAVILASLFIYKPVFLGVIVLAVVVGLWELTSRLAERKGIKAPLVPLAIGGAAMIVAGYVSGTEGSWVAMAFTALAVLVWRMTESPDDYLRDVTAGIFVAFYVPFLATFVALMLAAGDGAWRVLTFLILTVVSDTGAYAVGWRFGRHKLAPRISPGKTREGLVGAVLFAMVAGALCMQFLIVDGVWWQGLLLGFAVAVSATLGDLGESMIKRDLGIKDMGALLPGHGGIMDRLDSLLPTAPVVWLLMVAFVGS; from the coding sequence ATGAACGACGCATCCTGGGGAGCCCCGCCGCGCGCCGGACACTGGGGGGCCACCGATCACGGACCCTCCACCCGGCTGCGCGGGGAGGTGCCCCCGGCCCCGGCGGGTCCTCTGCACGGGGCGGGCGATGCGGCGCAGACTCGGCCCATGCCCATCGTGTCCGACGCTGGCGGAGACCAGGACGACCGTGACCGGGGGGCCGCACACACCGGCGGTCCCCTGTTCCGCGATGAACAGGAGCCCGACATCCGGCCGCAGGAGCCTGCCGCCCCCCAGGGGGGCAAGGCGAAGAAGAGCGCAGGCCGCGATCTGCGGGCCGCGATAGGAGTGGGGGTCGGCCTCGGGGCCGTCATCCTCGCCTCCCTGTTCATCTACAAGCCCGTCTTCCTCGGTGTCATCGTGCTTGCCGTGGTGGTCGGGCTGTGGGAGCTGACCTCCCGGCTCGCCGAGCGCAAGGGCATCAAGGCTCCCCTGGTGCCGCTGGCCATCGGCGGCGCCGCGATGATCGTCGCCGGCTACGTGAGCGGCACCGAGGGGTCGTGGGTGGCCATGGCCTTCACGGCCCTGGCCGTGCTGGTCTGGCGGATGACGGAGTCCCCGGACGACTACCTCAGGGACGTCACGGCGGGCATCTTCGTCGCCTTCTACGTGCCGTTCCTCGCCACGTTCGTGGCGCTGATGCTGGCCGCCGGCGACGGCGCCTGGCGGGTGCTGACCTTCCTGATCCTGACGGTCGTCAGCGACACCGGGGCGTACGCGGTGGGCTGGCGGTTCGGACGGCACAAGCTCGCGCCGCGCATCAGCCCCGGCAAGACCCGTGAGGGCCTCGTCGGCGCGGTGCTCTTCGCGATGGTGGCGGGCGCGCTGTGCATGCAGTTCCTCATCGTCGACGGCGTGTGGTGGCAGGGCCTGCTGCTCGGCTTCGCGGTGGCGGTCAGCGCCACGCTCGGCGACCTCGGCGAATCCATGATCAAGCGGGACCTGGGCATCAAGGACATGGGTGCCCTGCTGCCGGGTCACGGCGGGATCATGGACCGGCTGGACTCGCTGCTGCCGACGGCGCCGGTGGTGTGGCTGCTGATGGTGGCGTTCGTCGGGTCCTGA
- the rlmN gene encoding 23S rRNA (adenine(2503)-C(2))-methyltransferase RlmN, which produces MPAPGELTFVAPRGAKLPPRHLADLSPAERREAVAAIGEKPFRAKQLSQHYFARYAHDPAAWTDIPAASREKLAADLLPDLMSVVRHISCDEDTTRKTLWRLHDGKLVESVLMRYPDRVTMCISSQAGCGMNCPFCATGQAGLDRNLSTAEIVHQIVDGMRALRDGEVPGGPARLSNIVFMGMGEPLANYKRVVGAIRRLTDPEPDGLGLSQRGITVSTVGLVPAMHRFADEGFKCRLAVSLHAPDDELRDTLVPVNTRWKVREVLDAAWEYAEKSGRRISIEYALIRDINDQAWRGDLLGRLLKGKRVHVNLIPLNPTPGSKWTASRPEDERAFVAAIAAHGVPVTVRDTRGQEIDGACGQLAAAER; this is translated from the coding sequence ATGCCTGCACCTGGAGAACTCACTTTCGTCGCCCCCCGCGGAGCCAAGCTGCCCCCGCGGCACCTCGCCGACCTCTCGCCCGCCGAGCGCCGCGAGGCCGTCGCCGCCATCGGCGAGAAGCCCTTCCGCGCGAAGCAGCTGTCCCAGCACTACTTCGCGCGGTACGCCCACGATCCCGCGGCATGGACGGACATCCCGGCGGCCTCCCGCGAGAAGCTCGCGGCCGACCTGCTGCCGGACCTGATGAGCGTGGTGCGGCACATCTCGTGCGACGAGGACACCACCCGCAAGACCCTCTGGCGCCTGCACGACGGCAAGCTCGTCGAGTCCGTGCTGATGCGCTATCCCGACCGGGTCACCATGTGCATCAGCTCCCAGGCGGGCTGCGGCATGAACTGCCCGTTCTGCGCCACCGGCCAGGCGGGCCTCGACCGCAACCTGTCGACCGCCGAGATCGTCCACCAGATCGTCGACGGCATGCGCGCGCTGCGTGACGGCGAGGTGCCCGGCGGGCCGGCGCGCCTGTCCAACATCGTCTTCATGGGCATGGGCGAGCCGCTGGCCAACTACAAGCGCGTCGTCGGCGCCATCCGCCGGCTGACCGACCCCGAGCCCGACGGCCTGGGCCTGTCCCAGCGCGGCATCACCGTCTCCACCGTCGGCCTGGTGCCGGCGATGCACCGCTTCGCGGACGAGGGCTTCAAGTGCCGTCTCGCCGTCTCGCTGCACGCCCCGGACGACGAGCTGCGCGACACCCTCGTGCCGGTCAACACCCGCTGGAAGGTCCGCGAGGTCCTCGACGCCGCCTGGGAGTACGCGGAGAAGTCCGGTCGCCGGATCTCCATCGAGTACGCCCTGATCCGCGACATCAACGACCAGGCCTGGCGCGGTGACCTGCTCGGCCGCCTGCTCAAGGGCAAGCGGGTGCACGTCAACCTGATCCCGCTCAACCCCACGCCGGGTTCGAAGTGGACGGCTTCGCGGCCGGAGGACGAGCGTGCCTTCGTGGCGGCGATCGCGGCTCACGGCGTGCCCGTGACCGTGCGCGACACCCGTGGCCAGGAGATCGACGGCGCATGCGGGCAGCTGGCCGCCGCCGAGCGCTGA